One part of the Dysidea avara chromosome 10, odDysAvar1.4, whole genome shotgun sequence genome encodes these proteins:
- the LOC136268955 gene encoding unconventional myosin-Ia-like, with protein MSKAVKKGDGVTYTSLLDEIVGCGDMVLLDPPNQEKVVENLKLRYKGKDIYTYIGKVVISINPYEKLSIYTDEYIQQYRSRNMFELPPHIYAISDDAYRSMRDHNEDQCIIITGESGAGKTEASKLVMTYVTKASTHNEGVERIKEQLLQSNPVLEAFGNAKTIRNDNSSRFGKYMDIAFNYSGEPLGGVVNNYLLEKSRVVFQAAGERNFHIFYQLLAGASDDVLQMLRLHRDYYRYHFLKQSGCAHVLTKDDQRDFQLTVKGMEVTGFTPDEISGVFELLSGLLNLGNIEFSGYSLPNGTDASKMKRVDEKCITYVCDMFGCSIKQLEESLTRRTVEAGKDSVTKLLPIAQAVYARDALAKAIYDRLFTWVVGKINKTIEVIDTGNKKVIGVLDIYGFEVFQVNSFEQMIINYCNEKLQQVFIELTLNSEQDEYIREGIEWDAIEYFNNEVICELIENPKNGILALLDEECLRPGKVTDATFLQKLDKHCVGHVHYESRGCKEYYGDQTLEKTNFRLVHYAGKVSYRVDGFIDKNKDLLFRDLSQLMFNCERQLLRDFFPEGDPDKGTMKRPITTGTQFKTSVTALMKNLLTKNPNYIRCIKPNDEKIAKSFDQEIVTHQVRYLGLVENLKVHRAGYAHRMSFERFLMRYKMLSKNTWPTWKKPPKPGCKEILKATLKKPTEYAFGRTKVFIQNPRTVFDLEDRRRASLEALAILIQKIYRGWHEKTKYQRLRNAQLTISKHYHGYKQRKSYQAKRNAQITIAKYFRGWQARQILWRMKLALNSGWAGAVIRRYYYGWKLRYTVKRIWAVSVIAKYHAGWKVRKQFRVRLKKNAAPVIVKFFRAVTVYLFLIRLRDNLPSQSLLDKRWPVVPPRFEAVSLELKQIHYRWRCKCIRDMYNSDPKLKRKLVEKTRASMLFRGKKALYSKSIKLPFRADRLNLRENQKWNKIVVDMPDKRIVWSDNVHKINRATGKAVPKILVILRSSLLLLEAKAFAIQHRINIPHIQQVSVSIHNDFLFILHIDPGQVAVGSYTKGDFIFHCPNVIELITKLHLVMQEAHSKRLPIKFADNEIVVSPMPNESIRIQFLRITEHGDTSSPHCKRKGSVMQVQI; from the exons TTGAACTACCACCTCACAT TTATGCAATTTCTGATGATGCATACCGATCTATGAGAGACCATAATGAGGACCAGTGTATTATCATTACTGGCGAATCAGGAGCTGGAAAAACTG AGGCCTCCAAGCTAGTGATGACGTATGTGACAAAAGCGTCCACACACAATGAGGGAGTTGAGAGGATCAAAGAACAGTTGTTACAATCCAATCCTGTACTTGAAG cATTTGGAAATGCCAAGACAATTCGAAATGACAACTCTTCAAGATTT GGGAAATACATGGATATTGCATTTAATTACAGCGGAGAACCTTTAGGAGGAGTAGTTAACAATT ATCTCCTTGAAAAG TCAAGGGTTGTGTTCCAAGCTGCTGGAGAGAGGAACTTTCACATCTTTTATCAACTACTGGCAGGAGCTAGTGATGATGTCCTAC AAATGCTGAGACTTCACAGAGATTATTACCGATACCACTTCTTGAAGCAAAGTGGGTGTGCACATGTACTAACAAAGGATGATCAGAGAGACTTCCAGCTAACAGTG AAAGGGATGGAAGTGACAGGGTTCACACCTGACGAGATCAGTGGTGTTTTTGAGCTACTATCAGGATTGTTGAACCTCGGCAACATTGAATTCAGTGGATACTCTTTACCTAATGGTACAGATGCATCAAAAATGAAAAGAGTTGATGAGA AGTGCATCACATATGTTTGTGACATGTTTGGCTGCTCCATAAAACAACTGGAAGAATCATTAACAAGAAGGACAGTAGAGGCAGGGAAGGACAGCGTAACAAAACTACTTCCAATTGCTCAG GCTGTATATGCCAGAGATGCATTAGCAAAGGCAATCTACGACAGGTTGTTCACATGGGTTGTTGGCAAGATTAACAAAACAATTGAA GTTATTGATACAGGAAATAAAAAAGTGATAGGTGTTCTTGATATATATGGATTTGAAGTATTTCAA GTTAACAGTTTTGAACAGATGATCATCAACTATTGTAATGAGAAGCTCCAACAAGTGTTTATTGAGTTAACACTAAACTCAGAACAAGATGAGTACATCAGAGAG GGTATTGAATGGGATGCTATTGAATACTTCAATAATGAAGTGATTTGTGAGCTGATAGAAAAT CCCAAAAATGGAATATTAgctttgttggatgaagaatgCTTAAGGCCAGGAAAG GTGACAGATGCAACATTTCTACAAAAGTTGGACAAGCACTGTGTGGGCCATGTTCACTATGAGAGTAGAGGATGTAAGGAGTACTACGGTGACCAGACCTTGGAGAAGACTAACTTCCGATTAGTCCATTATGCTGGAAAA GTGTCCTATCGAGTTGATGGATTCATTGACAAGAATAAAGATTTACTATTTCGAGATTTGTCTCAGTTGATGTTTAATTGTGAACGTCAGCTATTAAGGGATTTCTTTCCAGAAG GTGATCCTGATAAGGGTACGATGAAGAGACCTATTACTACTGGAACACAGTTCAAA ACCTCTGTCACTGCTTTGATGAAAAACTTGCTAACAAAGAACCCAAACTACATCCGTTGTATTAAG CCTAACGATGAGAAAATAGCTAAATCATTTGACCAAGAGATAGTCACACATCAAGTCAGATATTTAGG TTTGGTGGAGAATCTCAAGGTGCACAGAGCTGGTTATGCTCATCGAATGTCATTTGAGCGTTTCCTCATGCGTTACAAAATGTTGTCCAAGAACACATGGCCAACGTGGAAGAAACCTCCAAAACCAGGCTGTAAAGAAATACTAAAG GCCACACTAAAGAAACCAACTGAGTATGCTTTTGGCAGAACTAAAGTGTTTATCCAGAACCCCAGGACT GTGTTTGATTTGGAAGACAGGAGACGTGCCTCATTGGAAGCTCTAGCTATTCTTATACAGAAAATATACAGGGGATGGCATGAAAAAACAAAA TACCAACGATTAAGAAATGCACAACTAACAATATCTAAACATTACCATGGATACAAG CAAAGAAAGTCTTACCAAGCAAAGAGGAATGCACAGATCACAATAGCCAAGTATTTCAGAGGCTGGCAG GCACGGCAAATATTATGGAGAATGAAGCTGGCACTCAACTCTGGTTGGGCTGGAGCGGTCATAAGACGTTACTACTATGGATGGAAGCTTCGTTATACTGTGAAAAGAATATGGGCAGTTAGTGTTATTGCTAAATACCATGCTGGCTGGAAGGTGCGGAAACAATTCCGTGTGCGACTAAAGAAAAATGCCGCTCCTGTGATAGTCAAATTTTTCAGAGCAGTAACA GTGTATCTGTTTCTCATTCGACTAAGAGATAATCTCCCATCTCAATCATTACTTGATAAGAGGTGGCCAGTGGTGCCTCCACGTTTTGAAGCTGTGTCACTTGAGCTGAAGCAAATCCACTATCGATGGAGA TGTAAGTGCATCAGGGACATGTACAATTCTGATCCAAAACTAAAGAGAAAACTTGTAGAGAAAACTAGAGCAAGCATGCTCTTTCGTGGCAAGAAAGCTCTGTATTCAAAAAG TATTAAGTTACCGTTCCGTGCTGATCGTCTCAATTTAAGGGAAAACCAAAAATGGAACAAGATTGTGGTAGATATGCCCGACAAGAGAATTGTATGGTCAGACAATGTCCATAAAATAAACCGCGCAACTGGCAAG GCAGTTCCAAAGATACTGGTAATACTGAGATCGTCATTGTTGCTACTAGAAGCCAAGGCATTTGCCATTCAACATCGCATCAATATACCCCATATTCAACAAGTCTCTGTGAGCATTCACAATGACTTCCTCTTCATTCTTCACATTGATCCA GGACAAGTTGCCGTTGGTAGCTACACTAAAGGAGACTTTATATTTCATTGTCCAAACGTCATTGAACTGATCACTAAGTTACATTTGGTGATGCAAGAGGCACACAGCAAACGACTGCCTATAAAATTTGCAGACAATGA AATTGTTGTTAGCCCAATGCCAAATGAATCAATAAGAATACAATTCCTTCGGATAACAGAACATGGTGATACAAGCAGTCCCCACTGCAAGAGGAAGGGTAGTGTGATGCAAGTACAAATATAG